The genomic region GCGCGACATCATGGCGCTCGCCGACAAGGCCAATCAATACATCGACGAGAAAAAGCCCTGGCTGATCGCCAAGGAAGAAGGCAAGGACTCGGAGTTGCACAACGTTTGCTCGATGGGCGTCAACCTGTTCCGCCTGCTCGCCGCTTATCTGCGTCCGGTGCTGCCGAAACTTGCCGCCGACGCCGAGGATTTTCTGAACATCGGCCCGCAGCCCTGGCCGAATCTGGCGGGCCCCCTGCTGGATCATCCGATCAACCCTTTCAAGCCGTTGATGACGCGGGTCGAGCCCGACAAAATCACGGCGATCGTCGAAGCTTCGAAGGAAAATCTCGAAAAAACGCCGGTGCAGCCGAAAGCAAAGACCTGCGAATCGATTGCCGCGACGATCGATTACGACGACTTCGCGAAAATCGATCTGCGCATCGCCAAAATTCTGAAGGCCCGGCATGTCGATGGCTCGGACAAGCTGCTGCAATTGACCGTCGATATCGGCGACGAAACGCGCAACATTTTCGCCGGCATCAAAACCGCCTACGCACCGGAAGACCTCGAAGGCAGGCTGACCGTCGTGGTCGTCAATCTGGCCCCGCGAAAAATGCGTTTCGGCGTCTCCGAAGGCATGGTCCTGGCGGCCGGTCCCGGCGGCAAGGATTTGTGGGTGTTAAGCCCGGATGCAGGCGCGCAGCCGGGCATGCGGGTCAAGTAACTCGGCCGGCGTATCCGAGACAGTCCTCGGGTACGTCAACCGCTCCGACTCGCCTCGGTAGAAGGGCACGCACGGCACACCCTTCTCGAAGCATGAATTGACGCCGATTTCGAAAAAGCTGACGATGCCTCCTGCCTGGCTTCTTTGAAGAAGCCTTTGCTTACCCTGGTGCGGCAAGTGCCAAGGCATTCCTCTTGACAAAAAGTATCATTTGATCCATAAATACCGAAAAAATGATACCCGTGAGTCCTGACATGCTGCTCGTTTCTCCCGAAAACATCGCTTCCGTGCTGGAACTGGAAGTCGTTCCCCATTCCTTCGCCGAACTCGACCGGATGATCGCCGAAGGGCTGCCCAAGAAAGCGCTCAAGGCGAGCATCGAGCGGATCGGTTTGACTCTGGAAGAAAAAAAGCGCCTTTTGTACCGGATCGTGCCCGAAGCCACCTACAAACGCCGCCGCAACAAACTGACCGCTGAAGAATCGGGACGGGCCGAACGCCTCGCCAGGGTTTATGCGACCGCGCAATATGTATGGGATTCCGACGAGGATGCGAGAACGTTTCTGCATAGGCCTCATCCGATGTTGAGCGGCCAAACGCCGCTCGATGTGTCGATGACCGAACTCGGAGCCCGCCGGGTCGAAGAACTGCTCTGGAAACTGTTTTACGGCATCGCCGCCTGATGCGGATTTTCCGTATCGCCGACAGCCGCCATCCGGTTTGGGACGGCGCCGGCGCGGCCCTGACCGGCGGCCGTTGGAACAGCCCAGGCCAACCGGTCATTTACGGTTCTTTGAGCTATTCCTGCGCCCTGCTCGAAATTCTGGCTCATGCCAATACCGGGCGGATTCCGAAGACGCACGGCTACGTGATCGCGGAAGTGCCGGACGGCATCCCGATCGAAACGTACGACGCCGACTCGCTGCCCCCGGGCTGGGATCTTGAAAACAGTGCATCGGCCAGAGCTTTCGGCGACCTGTGGCTGCAGGAAGCAAGGACGGCAATCCTGGTGGTTCCGTCGGTGGTCGCCCGGCTGGACGCCAACGCGCTGGTCAATCCCAATCATCCGGATGCGAGACGGCTGTCCGTTTCTTCGATCGAAACGATTGTATGGGATGCTCGGCTTTTCGAAAAAAGATAAACTTGTCCGACTCGCTCTGGCGGCAGCCGCAGACAAAACGCTCTTTATTTACCGCAAACTCTGCGTCACATGCGGCTCGATCAACTGATACATGATCTGGTGCATTTTCGGATTGCCGGCGATCAGATTGCCGGATTCGATGTATTTGTCGTTGAAGGAAAAATCGGTGACCACGCCGCCGGCTTCCTTGATTAACAGCACGCCGGCCGCCATATCCCATTCCATCAGGCCGATTTCCCAGAAGCCGTCCAGACGGCCGGCGGCGACATAGGCCAGATCGAGAGCCGCGGAACCCGCACGGCGGATGCCGGCCGAA from Methylosarcina fibrata AML-C10 harbors:
- a CDS encoding antitoxin Xre/MbcA/ParS toxin-binding domain-containing protein; its protein translation is MSPDMLLVSPENIASVLELEVVPHSFAELDRMIAEGLPKKALKASIERIGLTLEEKKRLLYRIVPEATYKRRRNKLTAEESGRAERLARVYATAQYVWDSDEDARTFLHRPHPMLSGQTPLDVSMTELGARRVEELLWKLFYGIAA
- a CDS encoding RES family NAD+ phosphorylase, giving the protein MRIFRIADSRHPVWDGAGAALTGGRWNSPGQPVIYGSLSYSCALLEILAHANTGRIPKTHGYVIAEVPDGIPIETYDADSLPPGWDLENSASARAFGDLWLQEARTAILVVPSVVARLDANALVNPNHPDARRLSVSSIETIVWDARLFEKR